One region of Maylandia zebra isolate NMK-2024a linkage group LG10, Mzebra_GT3a, whole genome shotgun sequence genomic DNA includes:
- the vamp2 gene encoding vesicle-associated membrane protein 2, protein MSAPAAGAPAPEGGNQPPNLTSNRRLQQTQAQVDEVVDIMRVNVDKVLERDQKLSELDDRADALQAGASQFETSAAKLKNKYWWKNAKMMIILGVICVIVLIVIIVYFST, encoded by the exons AT GTCTGCCCCAGCCGCCGGAGCCCCTGCACCAGAGGGAGGGAATCAGCCTCCCAACCTCACCAGCAACCGCCGtctgcagcagacacaggcACAGGTGGATGAG GTGGTGGATATCATGCGTGTAAATGTGGACAAGGTTCTGGAGCGTGATCAGAAGCTGTCAGAACTGGACGACAGGGCCGATGCCCTGCAGGCTGGAGCCTCTCAGTTTGAGACCAGCGCTGCAAAACTGAAGAATAAATACTGGTGGAAGAATGCCAAG ATGATGATTATCCTGGGTGTGATATGTGTGATTGTCCTCATCGTCATTATTG TGTACTTCAGCACCTAA